In the genome of Cryptomeria japonica chromosome 8, Sugi_1.0, whole genome shotgun sequence, one region contains:
- the LOC131077297 gene encoding cytochrome P450 86B1, producing the protein MGNRFTQLLYFLWSESNMKATDIALALLGFMLFHFFMHRKMKGPPIWPLLGMMPSLVLHLNEIHDWSTRVLKDCGGTCYFKGLAMSRRTTVVTANPPNLEHVLNLRFNNYPKGRYFRAVGHEFLGDGIFNADGDMWKAQRKMANIEFNTPSFRAFMAKSVKELVQNRLVPLLEETARSGDPIDLQDVLLRFTFDNVCMVTLGVNPGCLAGGGAEAREFARAFEDATEITMLRFLTPPIVWRLMWIFQLGPERKLRRSLATVNGFVDKIIGSRTGNSVAGTGTDLLSVFMKVKTEGGDRLYTDEKLREITVNFILAGRDTSSVALSWFFWLLLCNPRVEEHILAEIRSILSKMFSTGLLELEAIQGSKGFLNAASLSFTVEDLKQMHYLHAALSESLRLFPSVPFDFKEVDSDDQLPDGSYLRKGSWLIYSIYGMGRMESIWGKDCMEFRPERWLDAGGNFVSESAYKYPVFNGGPRLCLGKDFAYYQMKWIAATIIWGFKMKMVPGHVLEPKLALTLYMKNGLLVTLQPREPLGL; encoded by the coding sequence ATGGGAAACCGCTTCACTCAGCTTCTGTATTTTCTGTGGTCAGAATCAAATATGAAAGCCACAGACATAGCACTGGCGTTATTGGGCTTCATGCTTTTCCATTTCTTTATGCACAGAAAAATGAAAGGGCCGCCAATTTGGCCTCTGCTTGGCATGATGCCTTCGTTAGTTCTTCACCTAAATGAAATCCACGACTGGAGCACCCGAGTCTTAAAAGACTGCGGGGGAACATGTTACTTCAAGGGGTTGGCCATGAGCCGCAGGACCACCGTAGTGACAGCGAACCCGCCCAATTTGGAACACGTCCTGAACCTCAGATTCAACAATTATCCAAAGGGGCGCTATTTCCGGGCTGTGGGGCACGAATTTCTGGGCGACGGCATCTTTAACGCTGACGGCGATATGTGGAAAGCGCAGAGGAAGATGGCCAACATAGAATTCAACACTCCGTCTTTCAGGGCGTTTATGGCCAAGTCAGTGAAAGAGCTGGTGCAGAACCGGCTGGTGCCCCTTCTCGAAGAAACCGCCCGGTCCGGTGACCCAATTGATCTGCAGGACGTGCTCCTGCGCTTCACCTTTGATAATGTGTGCATGGTAACGCTAGGAGTCAACCCGGGctgtttggcgggcggaggagcagAAGCCAGGGAATTTGCCCGAGCTTTTGAGGACGCCACGGAGATCACCATGTTGAGGTTTTTGACGCCCCCTATAGTTTGGCGGCTCATGTGGATTTTCCAGTTAGGACCCGAGAGGAAGCTCCGCAGGTCTTTGGCTACCGTCAATGGGTTTGTAGACAAGATAATTGGGTCTCGAACAGGGAACTCCGTGGCTGGAACCGGGACTGACCTTCTGTCGGTCTTCATGAAGGTCAAGACGGAGGGCGGTGACCGGCTTTACACAGACGAAAAGTTGCGGGAAATCACGGTTAATTTCATTCTGGCTGGACGGGACACCTCGTCTGTGGCGCTCTCTTGGTTCTTCTGGCTGCTGCTCTGCAACCCACGGGTGGAAGAACACATCTTGGCGGAAATTCGGTCCATCTTGTCGAAAATGTTTTCGACTGGTTTACTTGAACTTGAAGCGATTCAAGGATCAAAGGGTTTTCTGAATGCAGCGAGCCTGAGTTTTACAGTAGAAGACTTGAAGCAGATGCATTATTTGCATGCGGCGCTGTCGGAGTCCCTGCGACTGTTCCCCTCCGTTCCCTTCGACTTTAAGGAAGTGGACTCCGACGACCAGCTGCCGGACGGGAGTTATTTGAGAAAGGGGTCCTGGCTGATATATTCGATATATGGGATGGGAAGAATGGAGAGCATATGGGGGAAGGATTGCATGGAATTTAGGCCGGAGAGGTGGCTGGACGCGGGTGGGAACTTCGTCAGCGAGTCGGCATATAAATACCCGGTGTTTAATGGTGGGCCGAGGCTTTGCCTGGGAAAGGACTTTGCTTACTACCAAATGAAATGGATTGCAGCGACTATCATTTGGGGGTTCAAGATGAAGATGGTGCCAGGACATGTTCTGGAGCCCAAATTGGCGCTCACTCTCTACATGAAAAATGGGCTGCTGGTCACGTTGCAGCCAAGGGAACCCCTGGGACTGTAA